GTTCTTCGTCAAGGCCGGCAGCTCGATCGACGCCAAGTCGCTGTCCCGTGCGCTGCACATGGGCACCAACGTGGCCATGGGCATCACCGTCGTCGCCACCATCGGCCTCGCCTACTGGATGTTCAGTGGCGACGAGTTCGACCAGCCCATCGGCCTGGCTCTCTCGGTCATCGGTGGCCTCGCGGTCGGCTACGGCATCGGCAAGGTCGCCGAGTTCTGGACCAGCGACCACTACGCGCCGGTGAAGAAGCTGGCCGGACAATCGGTCACCGGCCCCGCCACCACCATCCTCGGCGGTATCTCGCTCGGCATGGTGTCGGTCGCGGCGTCGGTCGGGCTCGTCGTCGCCGGCATCGGCCTCGCCTACTGGGGCGGCCAGATCGCCTTCGTCGGTGAGATGGACGCCTTCGGCGGCATCTACGGCATCGCCGTCGCCGCCATCGGCATGCTCGCCACCCTCGGTGTGGTCGTGTCGGTCGACGCCTACGGCCCGATCGCCGACAACGCCGGTGGCATCGCCGAGATGGCCGAGCTCGACCCGTCGGTCCGTGAGGTCACCGACTCGCTCGACTCGCTGGGCAACACCACCGCCGCCATCGCCAAGGGCTTCGCCATCGGTTCGGCCGCCCTCACCGCGCTGGCCCTGTTCAAGACCTTCGAGTTCGCGGTGGCCGATGGCGGGGAGGGGGTCATCCTCGATCTCGACATCGGTTCGGTCGAGGTCTTCATCGGCCTCTTCCTGGGGGCCATGCTTCCGTTCCTGTTCGCCGCGCTCACCATCGACGCGGTGGGCCGCGCCGCCCAGCAGATGATCGAGGAGGTCCGCCGCCAGTTCCGCGAGATCCCCGGTCTGCGCGAAGGAGAGCCGGGCGTGTTCCCCGACTCGGCCACCTGTGTGGCCATCTCCACCAAGGCCTCGCTGCGCGAGATGGTCATCCCGGGCTCGCTCGCTGTGGTCGTGCCGCTGGTCATCGGCTTCGTCGACGTCAACGCCCTCGGCGGGTTCCTCGCCGGCGCCCTGGTCACCGGGTTCGCACTGGCCATCTTCATGGCCAATGCCGGTGGCGCGTGGGACAACGCCAAGAAGTACATCGAAGCCGGCCACCACGGGGGCAAGGGCTCCGAGCCCCACCACGCTGCGGTCGTGGGCGACACCGTGGGTGATCCGTTCAAGGACACCTCCGGCCCGGCGATGAACATCTTGCTCAAGGTCATGACGATCGTGTCGCTCGTGTTCGCCGGCGCCTTCATCTGATCGGTCTCAACCGAATCGTCGGTCCGATGGTGCGGGGTCGGCCTCCTGGTGGGGGCCGGCCCCGCGCCGCGCCCGGCCTGGTGCAGGCCGGATACGGATCGGACGCTAGGGTGCCTCCCAGATCAGATGGAGGGGGCCAGCATGCGCATCGGGATCAACGGTTCGGCATCGGCCGGTTCGGTCGACGAGGTCGTGGGCGCGGCGCGCCTCTCCGCCGAGAGTGGTTTCTCCAGCTTCTGGCTGGCCCAGATCTTCGGCGTGGATGCGCTCACGGCTCTGGCGGTCGCGGGGCGCGAGGTGCCATCGATCGAGCTGGGTACCGCCGTGGTACCCGTGCAGCCACGACATCCTCAGATGCTGGCTTCGCAGGCGCTGACGGTCCAGGCCGCCACCGACGGCCGGCTGACCCTCGGTATCGGCCTGTCCCACCAGGTGGTCGTCGAGTCGATGTGGGGCATCTCGTTCGACCGCCCGGTGCAGTACCTGCGTGAGTACCTCGATGCCCTCATCCCGCTGCTCAACGGCGAGCAGGCCGAGGTCCGCGGCGATCGGATCACCGCGGTCGGCTCGGTCGGCGTGGCCGACGCTGCCGCCCCTCCCCTGCTCATCGCCGCACTCGGCCCCCGGATGCTCGAGCTCGCCGGCTCGGTCGGTGCCGGCACCATCACCTGGTGCACGGGTCAGCGTGCGCTGGCCGACCACATCGTGCCGAAGATCCACGCCGCCGCCTCCGCTGCGGGCCATCCCGCGCCCCGTGTGGTGGCGTCGCTACCGGTCTGTGTGACCGACGATCCCGATGCCGAGCGGGGCGCGATCGCCGAAGGGCTCGCCATCTACGGCACCCTTCCCTCCTACCGCGCGATGCTCGACCTCGACGGTGCCGAGAGCCCCGCCGACATCTCGCTCATCGGCGACGAGGCCACCGTGACCGCGCAGCTGCGCGACCTCGAGGCGGCCGGCGTCACCGACTTCGCCGCTGCGGTCAGCGCACGGGACCCGGCCGACGCCGCCCGCACCCACCGCCTGCTGGCTTCGCTGAGCGGCTGACGCCGCTGGGTTGCGAACCCGGTACTACTTCGCCACACTAACTATGTGGATCTCGAACTAATCTCGCGCGAT
This sequence is a window from Acidimicrobiales bacterium. Protein-coding genes within it:
- a CDS encoding TIGR03564 family F420-dependent LLM class oxidoreductase, producing MRIGINGSASAGSVDEVVGAARLSAESGFSSFWLAQIFGVDALTALAVAGREVPSIELGTAVVPVQPRHPQMLASQALTVQAATDGRLTLGIGLSHQVVVESMWGISFDRPVQYLREYLDALIPLLNGEQAEVRGDRITAVGSVGVADAAAPPLLIAALGPRMLELAGSVGAGTITWCTGQRALADHIVPKIHAAASAAGHPAPRVVASLPVCVTDDPDAERGAIAEGLAIYGTLPSYRAMLDLDGAESPADISLIGDEATVTAQLRDLEAAGVTDFAAAVSARDPADAARTHRLLASLSG
- a CDS encoding sodium-translocating pyrophosphatase, whose product is MEAVPYLAVGAAVAGLVLAVYFFNNVKKASPGDENMVRIMGEIQKGAKAFLRQEYTWVAAFAVVLAVLIAIFVAPLGAVTYAIGAVFSALAGYAGMTVATMANARTTEAAKDGPAKALPLAFRGGAVMGFSVAGLALLGLSLVYIVFILWLQVDDAFEILTAFGLGASTIALFSRVGGGIYTKAADVGADLVGKVEAGIPEDDPRNPATIADNVGDNVGDVAGMGADLFESYAGSIIAPIALTAFAFALVAEDVTTVGILPLLMFPLAVAFVGMIASIIGSFFVKAGSSIDAKSLSRALHMGTNVAMGITVVATIGLAYWMFSGDEFDQPIGLALSVIGGLAVGYGIGKVAEFWTSDHYAPVKKLAGQSVTGPATTILGGISLGMVSVAASVGLVVAGIGLAYWGGQIAFVGEMDAFGGIYGIAVAAIGMLATLGVVVSVDAYGPIADNAGGIAEMAELDPSVREVTDSLDSLGNTTAAIAKGFAIGSAALTALALFKTFEFAVADGGEGVILDLDIGSVEVFIGLFLGAMLPFLFAALTIDAVGRAAQQMIEEVRRQFREIPGLREGEPGVFPDSATCVAISTKASLREMVIPGSLAVVVPLVIGFVDVNALGGFLAGALVTGFALAIFMANAGGAWDNAKKYIEAGHHGGKGSEPHHAAVVGDTVGDPFKDTSGPAMNILLKVMTIVSLVFAGAFI